A single Halarcobacter anaerophilus DNA region contains:
- a CDS encoding Sec-independent protein translocase subunit TatA/TatB, with amino-acid sequence MGMPGGIEWVIIALVVLLLFGGKKIPELAKGLGSGIKNFKKAVKDDEESASTEKKEEIEKKAEAKEEEPKENKTV; translated from the coding sequence ATGGGTATGCCAGGTGGTATTGAATGGGTAATTATTGCCCTAGTAGTATTATTGTTATTCGGTGGAAAGAAAATTCCTGAATTAGCTAAAGGTTTAGGTAGCGGTATTAAAAACTTCAAAAAAGCTGTAAAAGATGATGAAGAGAGTGCTTCTACTGAAAAAAAAGAAGAGATAGAGAAAAAAGCGGAAGCTAAAGAAGAAGAACCAAAAGAAAATAAAACTGTATAA
- the purQ gene encoding phosphoribosylformylglycinamidine synthase I, with protein sequence MNVTVLQFPGTNCEYDTKYAFEKLGCDVSIIWHKEKELPENTELLVIPGGFSYGDYLRSGAIARFANIMDSVQKYAAKGGKILGICNGFQILLEAGLLPGAMKRNSTLNFISKFNHLKVINNDNIFLSKLKKDQIINIPVAHQDGNYYIDNEGLKELEENNQIILRYCDEKGKEESINGSVSFIAGICNKEKNVFGLMPHPERAMEDLLGCADGELMLKGFLK encoded by the coding sequence ATGAACGTAACTGTATTACAATTTCCAGGTACAAATTGTGAGTATGATACTAAATACGCTTTTGAAAAACTAGGATGTGATGTGTCGATTATTTGGCATAAAGAGAAAGAACTTCCTGAAAATACGGAACTTTTAGTAATTCCCGGAGGATTCTCATACGGTGATTATTTAAGAAGCGGAGCAATTGCAAGATTTGCAAATATAATGGATTCTGTTCAAAAGTATGCCGCTAAGGGAGGAAAAATTTTAGGAATTTGTAACGGTTTTCAAATTCTTTTAGAAGCAGGACTTCTTCCAGGAGCTATGAAAAGAAACAGCACTTTGAATTTTATCTCAAAATTTAATCACTTAAAAGTAATAAACAATGATAATATCTTTTTATCAAAATTAAAAAAAGATCAAATTATAAATATACCCGTTGCTCATCAAGACGGTAACTATTATATAGATAATGAGGGTTTAAAAGAGCTTGAAGAGAATAATCAAATTATTTTAAGATATTGTGATGAAAAGGGAAAAGAAGAGAGCATAAACGGTTCAGTATCTTTTATAGCAGGAATTTGTAATAAAGAGAAAAATGTTTTTGGACTTATGCCTCACCCTGAAAGAGCAATGGAAGATCTTTTGGGTTGTGCTGACGGAGAACTTATGTTAAAAGGGTTTTTGAAATAG
- the nadD gene encoding nicotinate (nicotinamide) nucleotide adenylyltransferase yields the protein MHIAIFGGSFDPPHIGHQTIVKKVLKKLDIDLLIVVPAYLNPLKVRSFLDAKLRYKLLKKLFSKKEKVIVSSYEIDKQRAVYSIETIKHIIKKYKPEKLYLVIGADNYKSFHLWDSYEEIEKLVTLVVVTRDGIEQPKKDGKIKRLKVNIKISSTQLRNTFNLEYIPKKIRKDIKKIWHKKGKV from the coding sequence GTGCATATTGCAATTTTCGGTGGAAGTTTCGATCCACCCCATATAGGTCATCAGACAATTGTCAAAAAAGTTTTGAAAAAACTTGATATTGATCTGCTAATTGTAGTTCCTGCTTATTTAAATCCTTTGAAAGTACGGTCTTTTTTAGATGCAAAGTTACGGTATAAACTTCTTAAAAAACTTTTTTCAAAAAAAGAGAAAGTTATTGTCTCTTCATATGAGATAGATAAACAAAGAGCTGTTTATTCAATAGAAACGATTAAACATATAATTAAAAAATATAAGCCTGAAAAATTATATTTAGTAATTGGAGCTGATAATTATAAATCTTTTCATCTTTGGGATAGTTACGAAGAGATTGAAAAGCTGGTCACTTTAGTTGTTGTGACAAGAGACGGAATAGAACAACCTAAAAAAGACGGCAAAATAAAAAGACTTAAAGTCAATATAAAAATCAGTTCAACCCAACTTAGGAATACTTTTAATTTGGAGTATATACCTAAAAAAATAAGAAAAGACATAAAAAAAATTTGGCATAAAAAAGGTAAAGTTTGA
- the argS gene encoding arginine--tRNA ligase: MQSKVKEHIENILEKEIVLEKPKDVSLGHFATPVAFSLAKEFRKSPMIIAQELASKFVDDEMFEKVEAVKGFLNFKLSNLFLEKKSKEALLKGSSFAKEETKKEKILLEYVSANPTGPLHIGHARGAVLGDTLARVGRHLGYQITTEYYINDAGAQMDMLGLSVSLAGRDFILHEEVEYPENYYRGDYLVDIAKKIYDKYGGDIFHDESRYREMADFAKNIVMDIIVSDLNDVGIKFDNFVSEASLYNLWKDTKEVLLKNGSLYEKDDKLFLRSTLHGDDNDRVVVRENGIPTYLAGDIIYHKDKFDRKYDHYINIWGADHHGYIKRVHAALEFLGEDSKKLEILLSQMVQLLKGGEPYKMSKRAGNVILMSDISQEVGADALRFIFLTKKSDTHLEFDLDMLKNQDSSNPIFYINYAYARINQVFKKAGKTPKDVLDISYENLNEEALNLVYESLLLPSVLDEAFSKRDMQKITDYLYTLASSIHRFYNQYKIVGSAEEDKYLKVLSLCALTIKVTLNILGIKEKEVM; this comes from the coding sequence TTGCAAAGTAAAGTAAAAGAACATATTGAAAATATTTTAGAAAAAGAGATTGTTTTAGAAAAACCTAAAGATGTCTCATTGGGACATTTTGCAACGCCGGTTGCTTTTTCGCTGGCAAAAGAGTTTAGAAAATCTCCTATGATAATAGCTCAGGAGTTAGCATCAAAATTTGTTGATGACGAAATGTTTGAAAAAGTTGAAGCAGTAAAAGGCTTTTTAAATTTTAAACTCTCTAATCTATTTTTGGAAAAAAAATCAAAAGAGGCACTTCTTAAAGGTTCTTCTTTTGCAAAAGAAGAGACTAAAAAAGAGAAAATACTTCTTGAATATGTAAGTGCAAATCCTACGGGACCTTTACATATAGGACATGCAAGAGGTGCAGTTTTAGGTGACACTTTGGCAAGAGTCGGTAGACATTTAGGGTATCAAATCACAACAGAATATTATATCAATGATGCTGGTGCTCAAATGGATATGCTGGGACTTTCAGTATCATTAGCAGGAAGAGATTTTATCTTGCATGAAGAAGTTGAATATCCCGAAAACTATTACAGAGGCGATTACCTTGTAGATATTGCAAAAAAAATCTATGACAAATACGGCGGAGATATTTTCCATGATGAGTCAAGATATAGAGAAATGGCGGACTTTGCAAAAAACATAGTAATGGATATTATTGTATCTGATTTAAATGATGTGGGAATAAAATTTGATAATTTTGTTTCTGAAGCATCACTTTATAATTTATGGAAAGATACAAAAGAAGTTTTGTTAAAAAACGGTTCTTTATATGAAAAAGACGACAAACTATTCTTAAGATCTACCCTTCACGGAGATGATAATGACAGAGTAGTTGTCAGAGAAAACGGAATACCTACATATTTAGCAGGTGATATTATCTATCATAAAGATAAATTTGATAGAAAATATGACCATTACATAAATATTTGGGGTGCAGATCACCATGGATATATAAAAAGAGTACACGCTGCTTTAGAATTTTTAGGTGAAGATTCTAAAAAGCTTGAAATACTGCTTTCTCAAATGGTTCAGCTTTTAAAAGGCGGAGAACCGTATAAAATGAGCAAAAGAGCAGGTAACGTAATCTTAATGAGTGATATCTCTCAAGAGGTTGGAGCGGACGCTTTGAGATTTATTTTCTTAACCAAAAAAAGTGATACGCATTTGGAGTTTGATCTTGATATGTTAAAAAATCAAGATAGTTCAAATCCTATCTTTTATATTAATTATGCATATGCTAGAATAAACCAAGTTTTCAAAAAAGCCGGAAAAACACCGAAAGATGTTTTAGATATTTCATATGAAAATCTAAATGAAGAGGCTTTGAATCTTGTTTATGAATCTTTACTTTTACCGTCTGTTTTAGATGAGGCTTTTAGTAAAAGAGATATGCAAAAGATTACTGATTATCTTTATACTTTAGCGTCTTCTATACATAGATTTTACAATCAGTATAAGATTGTAGGAAGTGCAGAGGAAGATAAATATTTGAAAGTTTTAAGTCTTTGTGCTTTAACTATTAAAGTAACTTTAAATATTCTAGGAATAAAGGAAAAAGAGGTGATGTAA
- the crcB gene encoding fluoride efflux transporter CrcB: MAISWQTLLAIGTGGFLGAISRAYAIHFANKHVPLEFPVGVLLVNVIGSFVIGILFAVFAHFTFSESIKAFLTTGFLGALTTYSTFAIESFFLLQNSIFLGITNMVLNLFGTILAAASGYKLIHFFLK, translated from the coding sequence ATGGCTATCTCATGGCAAACTCTTCTAGCCATTGGAACAGGTGGATTTTTAGGAGCAATATCAAGAGCATATGCAATTCATTTTGCAAATAAACATGTTCCTTTAGAGTTTCCTGTTGGAGTATTGCTTGTAAATGTTATAGGAAGTTTTGTTATTGGAATATTATTTGCCGTTTTTGCACATTTTACTTTTAGTGAATCAATAAAAGCTTTTTTAACAACAGGATTTCTAGGGGCATTAACAACTTACTCAACTTTTGCTATTGAGAGTTTCTTCCTTTTACAAAATTCAATTTTTCTAGGTATTACTAATATGGTTTTAAATCTTTTTGGAACTATTTTAGCAGCAGCTAGCGGATATAAACTAATACATTTTTTTCTTAAGTAA
- the rsfS gene encoding ribosome silencing factor, which produces MNKRVEKIKSILSDKKAENIDIIDLTSKEYIVDYVVIATTLNPKHAFALLNYLKAELKPLGEEFLRVDDDENWTIIDLGDIFIHLMSEKHREKYSLEEFLSELENKNN; this is translated from the coding sequence TTGAATAAAAGAGTAGAAAAAATAAAATCAATTTTAAGCGATAAAAAAGCTGAAAATATTGATATTATTGATTTAACGTCAAAAGAGTATATTGTTGATTATGTTGTTATTGCAACAACTTTAAATCCAAAGCATGCATTTGCACTTTTAAACTATCTAAAAGCAGAATTAAAACCTCTTGGTGAAGAGTTTTTAAGAGTAGACGATGATGAAAACTGGACAATTATAGATTTGGGAGATATTTTCATCCACTTAATGAGTGAAAAACATAGAGAGAAATACTCATTAGAAGAGTTTTTAAGCGAATTAGAGAATAAAAACAACTAA
- the gap gene encoding type I glyceraldehyde-3-phosphate dehydrogenase, with the protein MAVKVAINGFGRIGRCVARIIEKRDDVELVAVNDTATPEMLEYITKYDTVHGTFDGEVKVENGFLKMGKVNAKLYSTRDAKELTFSKDCGAQVVLECTGAYLTQEKCQVHLDNGAKKVVMSAPAKDENTPTYVMGVNNDQYKGEAIISNASCTTNCLGPVAKIIDDAFGIEKGLMTTIHSYTNDQNILDVKHKKDKRRSRAGALNMIPTTTGAAKAMKLIMPKLDGKLHGQSVRVPTPNVSMVDVNFIISKPTTKEELNALFEAKAEELAGVVAVDNDMMVSSDLVGNTNSTIIAADLTQVIDGNMIKVMTWYDNEWGYSSRLVDMAVFVSNK; encoded by the coding sequence ATGGCTGTTAAAGTTGCAATTAATGGATTTGGTAGAATAGGTAGATGTGTAGCAAGAATTATAGAAAAAAGAGATGATGTTGAACTTGTTGCTGTAAATGATACTGCCACACCTGAAATGTTAGAATATATTACAAAATATGACACAGTACATGGAACATTTGACGGTGAAGTAAAAGTTGAAAACGGATTTTTAAAAATGGGAAAAGTCAATGCAAAACTTTATTCAACAAGAGATGCAAAAGAGTTGACTTTCAGTAAAGATTGCGGAGCTCAAGTTGTTTTAGAGTGCACAGGAGCATATTTAACTCAAGAAAAATGTCAAGTGCATTTAGATAACGGAGCAAAAAAAGTCGTAATGAGTGCACCTGCAAAAGATGAAAATACGCCGACTTACGTAATGGGAGTAAATAATGACCAATATAAAGGTGAAGCAATAATTTCAAACGCATCTTGTACAACAAACTGCTTAGGACCTGTTGCTAAAATAATTGATGATGCTTTCGGGATTGAAAAAGGTTTGATGACAACAATCCACTCATATACGAATGACCAAAATATTTTAGATGTAAAACATAAAAAAGATAAAAGAAGATCAAGAGCAGGGGCTCTTAATATGATACCTACAACAACAGGTGCTGCAAAAGCAATGAAACTTATTATGCCCAAACTAGACGGAAAATTACATGGGCAAAGCGTAAGAGTTCCGACTCCAAACGTATCTATGGTTGATGTAAATTTTATAATTTCAAAACCAACTACAAAAGAGGAATTAAACGCACTATTTGAAGCAAAAGCAGAAGAGTTGGCAGGAGTAGTAGCGGTTGATAATGATATGATGGTATCTTCTGATTTAGTAGGAAATACAAACTCTACAATTATCGCGGCAGATTTAACTCAAGTAATTGACGGAAATATGATAAAAGTTATGACTTGGTATGACAATGAGTGGGGATATTCAAGCAGATTAGTCGATATGGCTGTTTTTGTATCAAATAAATAA
- a CDS encoding phosphoribosylaminoimidazolesuccinocarboxamide synthase: MKISDIVELGLWPKSKKTTSQKGISELEELGYNLFYIGKNADLYTCPGEEAKVLLVRTDRCSVFDIPLNLEIEGKGILQTAISNSGAKFAKESGIRTAILSQNVDEKLKIYPRCQLMELCKPLEAEIDGDIVQFELIFRNYLTGSLFEACQNGKDPYGLELSSNLSQWHKFETPIFTPTTKGLKDEPLNSAKVRETFPEIVSSLEKLFKDFTKYAHDNGIVVVDTKFEIFVNSKGEWVLGDEVLTPESSRFISLENFEAGNYISMDKQILRNFAKKNSWKEKAKDLKPGQKLDVEVPASIKDEILNGYSTIKERLSK, from the coding sequence ATGAAAATCAGTGATATTGTAGAGCTTGGTCTTTGGCCGAAATCAAAAAAAACTACATCACAAAAAGGTATTTCTGAATTAGAAGAGTTAGGTTATAATCTATTTTATATAGGTAAAAATGCCGATTTATACACTTGCCCGGGAGAAGAAGCAAAAGTTTTATTAGTAAGAACAGATCGTTGTTCTGTATTTGATATTCCTTTAAATTTAGAGATTGAAGGGAAAGGTATTTTACAAACTGCAATCTCTAACAGCGGTGCAAAATTTGCAAAAGAGTCTGGAATTAGAACAGCTATTTTATCACAAAACGTAGATGAAAAATTAAAAATATATCCAAGATGCCAGCTTATGGAACTATGTAAACCTTTAGAAGCCGAAATTGACGGAGATATTGTTCAATTTGAGCTGATTTTTAGAAACTATCTTACAGGTTCACTGTTTGAAGCATGTCAAAACGGTAAAGACCCTTATGGTTTAGAACTATCTTCAAATCTTTCTCAATGGCATAAATTTGAGACACCTATTTTTACGCCTACCACAAAAGGGCTTAAAGACGAACCTTTAAATTCTGCAAAAGTGAGAGAAACTTTTCCCGAAATCGTATCAAGTCTTGAAAAACTCTTTAAAGATTTTACTAAATATGCTCATGATAACGGCATTGTAGTAGTTGATACTAAATTTGAGATTTTTGTTAATTCAAAAGGAGAGTGGGTTTTAGGAGATGAAGTATTAACTCCTGAAAGTTCAAGATTTATATCTCTTGAAAATTTTGAAGCGGGAAATTATATCTCAATGGATAAACAAATTCTTAGAAATTTTGCTAAGAAAAACAGCTGGAAAGAGAAAGCAAAAGATTTGAAACCAGGTCAAAAATTAGATGTAGAAGTACCTGCTTCTATTAAAGATGAGATTTTAAACGGGTACAGTACAATAAAAGAGAGATTAAGTAAATAG
- the purS gene encoding phosphoribosylformylglycinamidine synthase subunit PurS — MKAIVNVALKQGVLDDQGKATHHALDTLGFKDVVKDVRIGKQIIMELNALNEEEAKEEVTKMCEKLLANTVIEDYQIEIVG; from the coding sequence ATGAAAGCAATCGTAAATGTAGCATTAAAACAAGGTGTACTAGATGATCAAGGTAAAGCAACTCATCATGCTTTAGATACATTAGGATTTAAAGATGTAGTAAAAGATGTAAGAATCGGTAAACAAATAATTATGGAATTGAATGCTTTAAATGAAGAAGAGGCAAAAGAAGAGGTTACAAAAATGTGTGAAAAACTTCTTGCTAATACTGTAATTGAAGATTACCAAATTGAAATTGTAGGTTAA
- a CDS encoding ATP-binding protein, with product MDLKSNLKYLLLISIISISAFFTINYFVELKVDSIKKDKFSTISNNVKMLIDQAIEDKIYSTLNLAISISEYASSHKLLSKQNKEELKNLKNISMKIEKNSNFRNLWIHVVDAKGISRYRNWSEKSGDYLLNVRKELIPLLKKPKIVNLISVGIFDISFKSIVPIYEGEKFMGLIETITKFNSIAKKFHEKGIDFLILVDKKYKKQIKKPFSKLFIDDYYVANINAKKELLNLTKNNLSEFLNIKNYEINSNKFITRYEIKDFKNNEMANVLTFQNYNKIFLNEIQSLENSLRIIGYLSTLIIIAIFSTYYYFNKSKYAKTLEKEVKNRTKALNQLIRRYKQLFEGSRAIKIVVDPQSMNIFDANKAALDFYGYSKEEIKKLKSSDININIKENENIFKDILKEQKNIFYFKHKLANGKIRDVEVYSSLIDVDNKKLIYSIIRDITEELKLKKEFEEKQKLFYQQAKMASMGEMLENIAHQWRQPLSTITTAASGIKLKKEFGLLDDTFFNDSVGIIIRSANYLSQTIEDFRNFFKHSDNKEKFQISTAIQESFNILRLKINSNSVKTYLRDDSKVIIEGFKNEFIQVFLNLINNSIDTFKNMEDENRIILINIEKVKNSVEISFQDSAKGINKDIIDKIFEPYFTTKHKSQGTGIGLYMSEQIINKHFDGRITVCNADFELDSKKYHGAKFTITLPLS from the coding sequence ATGGATTTGAAAAGCAACTTAAAGTACCTACTACTTATCTCTATAATTTCAATATCTGCTTTTTTTACTATTAACTACTTTGTAGAACTTAAAGTCGATTCCATAAAAAAAGATAAATTCAGTACTATTTCAAATAATGTAAAAATGCTGATCGATCAAGCAATAGAAGATAAAATCTATTCAACTCTTAATCTTGCCATATCAATATCGGAATATGCATCATCCCATAAACTTTTATCCAAACAAAATAAAGAAGAGTTAAAAAATTTAAAAAATATATCTATGAAAATAGAAAAAAACAGTAATTTTAGAAACCTTTGGATTCATGTTGTAGATGCAAAAGGTATAAGCAGATATAGAAACTGGTCTGAAAAAAGCGGAGATTATCTATTAAACGTAAGAAAAGAGTTAATTCCTTTATTAAAAAAACCCAAAATAGTAAATTTAATAAGTGTCGGAATTTTTGATATCAGTTTTAAAAGTATTGTTCCTATTTATGAGGGCGAAAAATTTATGGGGTTAATTGAAACAATTACAAAATTTAATTCAATAGCAAAAAAATTTCATGAAAAAGGGATAGATTTTCTTATCTTAGTTGACAAAAAATATAAAAAGCAAATAAAAAAACCTTTCAGCAAACTTTTTATTGACGATTATTATGTAGCAAATATAAATGCTAAAAAAGAGCTTCTTAATTTGACAAAAAATAATCTGAGTGAATTTCTTAATATAAAAAACTATGAAATAAATTCTAATAAGTTTATAACAAGATATGAAATAAAAGATTTTAAAAACAATGAAATGGCAAATGTTCTGACATTTCAAAACTATAATAAAATTTTTCTAAATGAGATTCAAAGTTTGGAAAACTCTTTGAGAATTATAGGATATTTAAGTACTTTAATCATAATAGCCATTTTTTCAACATATTACTATTTTAATAAATCAAAATATGCAAAAACTTTGGAAAAAGAGGTAAAAAACAGAACAAAAGCATTAAATCAATTAATAAGAAGATATAAACAGTTATTTGAAGGCTCAAGAGCAATAAAAATAGTAGTAGACCCCCAATCCATGAATATTTTCGATGCAAACAAAGCAGCACTTGATTTTTACGGCTATTCAAAAGAAGAGATAAAGAAATTAAAAAGTAGTGATATTAATATCAATATAAAAGAGAATGAAAATATCTTTAAAGATATTTTAAAAGAGCAGAAGAATATTTTTTATTTTAAACATAAACTGGCAAACGGTAAAATAAGAGATGTGGAGGTTTACTCTTCATTAATAGATGTTGATAACAAAAAACTTATATACTCAATAATAAGAGATATAACAGAAGAGCTAAAATTAAAAAAAGAGTTTGAAGAGAAACAAAAACTTTTTTATCAACAAGCAAAAATGGCATCAATGGGTGAAATGCTTGAGAATATTGCACATCAATGGAGACAACCTTTATCTACCATAACAACAGCAGCATCGGGAATAAAACTAAAAAAAGAGTTTGGACTTCTTGATGACACTTTTTTTAATGATTCAGTAGGAATTATAATCAGATCTGCAAACTATCTTTCCCAGACCATTGAGGATTTTAGAAACTTTTTTAAACATAGCGATAATAAAGAGAAGTTTCAAATATCTACTGCTATTCAAGAATCATTTAATATATTAAGATTAAAAATCAACTCTAATTCGGTAAAAACTTATCTTAGAGATGATTCAAAGGTTATTATAGAAGGATTTAAAAATGAATTTATACAAGTCTTTTTAAATCTTATAAATAACAGTATTGATACTTTTAAAAATATGGAAGATGAGAATAGAATTATTTTAATAAATATTGAAAAAGTAAAAAACAGTGTCGAGATATCTTTTCAAGACAGTGCAAAAGGAATTAACAAAGATATAATTGATAAAATCTTTGAACCTTATTTTACTACAAAACATAAATCCCAAGGAACGGGAATCGGTTTATATATGAGTGAACAAATCATAAATAAACATTTTGACGGCAGAATCACAGTATGTAATGCCGATTTTGAATTAGATTCAAAAAAATACCACGGTGCGAAATTTACAATAACCTTACCTTTATCATAA
- a CDS encoding lysophospholipid acyltransferase family protein produces MLSRIRGFVVLIQFSITVGIVIVLMYTFRNHTHKVIKGWMKIQMFLLGIKLEQEGKLDTTCDMVILNHQSLLDIIVMEYIHPRNLAWIAKKEITDLVFFGHIIKAPRMISVDREDKAGIIALLKDCKDRLSKGRPIAMFPEGTRSTGKKMLKFKPGAKMIANKFNLKVQPAIIINTKNILDSKSLKQTPGRVKVIYLDPVQADKKSDWFEKLEEDMNAVYNKEMEK; encoded by the coding sequence ATGTTATCAAGAATTAGAGGTTTTGTAGTTTTAATACAATTTTCAATTACGGTTGGAATTGTAATCGTTCTAATGTATACTTTTAGGAATCATACCCATAAAGTAATAAAAGGTTGGATGAAAATTCAAATGTTTCTTCTTGGAATAAAATTAGAACAAGAGGGTAAACTTGATACGACTTGCGATATGGTGATATTAAATCATCAAAGTCTGTTGGATATTATCGTAATGGAGTATATTCATCCAAGAAATTTAGCATGGATAGCAAAAAAAGAGATTACCGATCTTGTTTTTTTCGGACATATAATAAAAGCTCCTAGAATGATATCTGTTGACAGAGAAGACAAAGCAGGTATTATTGCTTTATTAAAAGATTGTAAAGATAGATTAAGTAAAGGCAGACCAATAGCAATGTTCCCGGAAGGTACAAGAAGTACAGGCAAAAAGATGCTTAAGTTTAAACCCGGTGCTAAAATGATTGCAAATAAATTTAATCTAAAAGTTCAACCTGCAATAATCATAAATACAAAAAATATTTTAGATTCAAAAAGTTTGAAACAGACTCCGGGAAGAGTAAAAGTAATATATTTAGATCCGGTTCAAGCAGATAAAAAAAGTGATTGGTTTGAAAAATTAGAAGAAGATATGAATGCCGTTTATAACAAAGAAATGGAGAAATAA
- a CDS encoding S41 family peptidase: protein MKKLNKFFLIASFLLVLSQSVIAKEEAKESNQSRFESLSKLTQVIGTVEKYYVDDIKLEEIVDKALKGLMQELDAHSTYLDKKSSKEMSIQTSGEFGGLGITVGMRDAALTVISPIDDTPADKAGVEPGDIILKIDDKSTLNMTLDEAVSLMRGKPKTKIALTVVREGENKPIKIDIVRDIIKIKSVFAKNIENEDLLYIRVASFDKNVTTTMRKEIKANPKTKGIILDLRNNPGGLLTQAIGAVDLFVDNGVIVSQKGRDVTDEEKFNAKPSTTVTKVPVVVLVNGGSASASEIVSGALQDHKRAIIVGEKTFGKGSVQAILPITQDRSENIKLTVAKYYLPSGRTIQATGITPDVLAYAGEAVKEKNSEFKIKEADLKKHLEVELKKDNGSKEVKEKEEEDSKVLTKEDISKDNQLTVGIGILKSLIIIK from the coding sequence ATGAAAAAATTGAATAAGTTTTTTTTGATAGCATCTTTTTTGCTTGTTTTATCACAATCTGTAATCGCAAAAGAGGAGGCTAAAGAGAGTAATCAAAGTAGATTTGAATCTTTGTCAAAACTTACTCAAGTTATAGGCACAGTTGAAAAATATTATGTGGATGATATAAAGCTTGAAGAGATTGTAGACAAGGCTTTAAAAGGTTTAATGCAAGAGTTGGATGCCCATTCGACTTATCTTGATAAAAAATCTTCAAAAGAGATGAGTATTCAAACAAGCGGAGAATTCGGCGGTTTAGGTATAACTGTAGGAATGAGAGATGCGGCATTGACGGTAATTTCACCTATTGATGATACTCCGGCAGATAAAGCAGGTGTTGAACCAGGAGATATAATCCTAAAAATAGATGATAAATCGACTCTTAATATGACGCTAGACGAAGCTGTGTCTTTGATGAGAGGAAAACCAAAAACAAAAATAGCTTTAACTGTTGTTAGAGAAGGTGAAAACAAACCTATAAAAATTGATATTGTAAGAGATATTATAAAAATCAAATCTGTTTTTGCAAAAAATATTGAAAATGAAGATTTGCTTTATATCAGAGTAGCAAGTTTTGATAAAAATGTTACAACTACAATGAGAAAAGAGATAAAAGCTAACCCTAAAACCAAAGGGATAATTTTAGATTTAAGAAATAATCCGGGCGGACTTTTAACTCAGGCAATAGGAGCAGTAGATCTTTTTGTAGATAACGGAGTTATTGTTTCTCAAAAAGGTAGAGATGTAACAGATGAAGAAAAATTTAATGCAAAACCTTCAACTACGGTAACAAAAGTGCCTGTTGTTGTTCTTGTAAACGGTGGTTCGGCATCAGCTTCTGAAATTGTAAGCGGAGCTTTACAAGATCATAAAAGAGCAATTATCGTTGGAGAAAAAACTTTTGGTAAAGGTTCTGTTCAAGCAATCTTACCTATAACACAAGACAGATCTGAAAATATAAAATTGACAGTTGCAAAATATTATCTTCCAAGCGGAAGAACTATACAAGCAACAGGAATTACTCCGGATGTTCTTGCTTATGCGGGAGAAGCTGTAAAAGAGAAAAACTCTGAATTTAAAATTAAAGAGGCAGACTTAAAAAAACATTTGGAAGTTGAATTAAAAAAAGATAACGGTAGTAAAGAAGTAAAAGAAAAAGAGGAAGAAGATAGTAAAGTTCTGACAAAAGAGGATATCTCAAAAGATAACCAGTTAACTGTCGGAATAGGTATCTTAAAAAGTTTAATAATTATAAAATAA